The following coding sequences are from one Rattus norvegicus strain BN/NHsdMcwi chromosome 11, GRCr8, whole genome shotgun sequence window:
- the Eif4g1 gene encoding eukaryotic translation initiation factor 4 gamma 1 isoform X8, which translates to MNKAPQPTGPPPARSPGLPQPAFPPGQTAPVVFSTPQATQMNTPSQPRQHFYPSRAQPPSSAASRVQSAAPARPGPAPHVYPAGSQVMMIPSQISYSASQGAYYIPGQGRSTYVVPTQQYPVQPGAPGFYPGASPTEFGTYAGAYYPAQSVQQFPASVAPAPVLMNQPPQIAPKRERKTIRIRDPNQGGKDITEEIMSGARTASTPTPPQTGGSLEPQPNGESPQVAVIIRPDDRSQGAAIGGRPGLPGPEHSPGTESQPSSPSPTPSPPPILEPGSESNLGVLSIPGDTMTTGMIPISVEESTPISCESGEPYCLSPEPTLAEPILEVEVTLSKPIPESEFSSSPLQVSTSLVPHRAETHEPNGVIPSEDLEPEVESSTEPAPPPLSACASESLVPIAPTAQPEELLNGAPSPPAVDLSPVSEPEEQAKEVPSAALASIVSPTPPVAPSDTSAAQEEEIEEDEDEDGEAESEKGGEDLPLDSTPVPAQLSQNLEVAAAPQVAVSVPKRRRKIKELNKKEAVGDLLDAFKEVDPAVPEVENQPPTGSNPSPESEGSAALPQPEEAEETWDSKEDKIHNAENIQPGEQKYEYKSDQWKPLNLEEKKRYDREFLLGFQFIFASMQKPEGLPHITDVVLDKANKTPLRSLDPSRLPGINCGPDFTPSFANLGRPTLSSRGPPRGGPGGELPRGPQAGLGPRRSQQGPRKETRKIISSVIMTEDIKLNKAEKAWKPSSKRTAADKDRGEEDADGSKTQDLFRRVRSILNKLTPQMFQQLMKQVTQLAIDTEERLKGVIDLIFEKAISEPNFSVAYANMCRCLMALKVPTTEKPTVTVNFRKLLLNRCQKEFEKDKDDDEVFEKKQKEMDEAATAEERGRLKEELEEARDIARRRSLGNIKFIGELFKLKMLTEAIMHDCVVKLLKNHDEESLECLCRLLTTIGKDLDFAKAKPRMDQYFNQMEKIIKEKKTSSRIRFMLQDVLDLRQSNWVPRRGDQGPKTIDQIHKEAEMEEHREHIKVQQLMAKGGDKRRGGPPGPPVNRGLPLVDDGGWNTVPISKGSRPIDTSRLTKITKPGSIDSNNQLFAPGGRLSWGKGSSGGSGAKPSDTASEATRPATLNRFSALQQTLPVENTDNRRVVQRSSLSRERGEKAGDRGDRLERSERGGDRGDRLDRARTPATKRSFSKEVEERSRERPSQPEGLRKAASLTEDRVKREATLPPVSPPKAALAVDEVERKSKAIIEEYLHLNDMKEAVQCVQELASPSLLFIFVRLGIESTLERSTIAREHMGRLLHQLLCAGHLSTAQYYQGLYETLELAEDMEIDIPHVWLYLAELITPILQEDGVPMGELFREITKPLRPMGKATSLLLEILGLLCKSMGPKKVGMLWREAGLSWREFLAEGQDVGSFVAEKKVEYTLGEESEAPGQRALAFEELRRQLEKLLKDGGSNQRVFDWIEANLNEQQIASNTLVRALMTTVCYSAIIFETPLRVDVQVLKVRARLLQKYLSDEQKELQALYALQALVVTLEQPANLLRMFFDALYDEDVVKEDAFYSWESSKDPAEQQGKGVALKSVTAFFNWLREAEDEESDHN; encoded by the exons CACTTCTACCCTAGCCGGGCCCAGCCCCCTAGCAGTGCAGCCTCCCGAGTGCAGAGTGCAGCCCCTGCCCGTCCTGGCCCAGCTCCCCATGTCTACCCTGCTGGATCCCAAGTAATGATGATCCCTTCCCAGATCTCCTactcagcctcccaaggagcCTACTATATCCCTGGACAG gGGCGTTCCACATATGTTGTCCCAACACAGCAGTACCCTGTGCAGCCAGGAGCCCCAGGCTTCTATCCAGGTGCAAGCCCTACCGAGTTTGGGACCTATG CTGGAGCCTATTACCCAGCCCAGAGTGTGCAGCAGTTTCCTGCTAGTGTGGCTCCTGCCCCAGTTCTGATGAACCAGCCACCCCAGATTGCCCCTAAGAGGGAACGGAAAACT ATCCGAATTCGAGACCCAAACCAAGGAGGGAAGGATATCACAGAAGAGATCATGTCTGGGGCCCGTACTGCCTCCACACCCACTCCTCCCCAG ACGGGAGGCAGTCTGGAGCCTCAACCCAATGGGGAGTCGCCTCAGGTTGCTGTCATTATCCGGCCAG ATGACCGGTCACAGGGAGCAGCCATTGGGGGGCGGCCAGGGCTGCCTGGCCCAGAGCACAGCCCTGGCACAGAGTCTCAGCCTTCGTCGCCTTCTCCAACCCCATCACCACCCCCAATTTTGGAGCCGGGGTCTGAGTCTAATCTTGGAGTCCTCTCTATTCCTGGGGACACTATGACAACGGGGATGATACCAATTTCTGTAGAAGAATCGACCCCCATCTCTTGTGAATCTGGGGAGCCATATTGCCTCTCTCCAGAACCCACTCTTGCCGAACCCATACTGGAAGTAGAAGTGACACTCAGCAAACCCATTCCAGAATCTGAGTTCTCTTCCAGTCCTCTCCAGGTTTCCACGTCCCTGGTGCCTCACAGGGCTGAAACTCATGAGCCCAATGGCGTGATCCCATCTGAGGATCTGGAACCAGAGGTGGAGTCAAGCACGGAGCcagctcctccccctctttcaGCTTGTGCTTCTGAATCGCTTGTGCCCATTGCTCCAACTGCCCAACCCGAGGAGCTGCTCAATGGAGCCCCCTCGCCACCAGCTGTGGACCTCAGCCCCGTCAGTGAGCCCGAGGAGCAGGCCAAGGAGGTTCCCTCAGCGGCACTGGCCAGCATTGTCTCTCCCACTCCACCTGTGGCTCCTTCTGATACTTCTGCTGCTCaggaggaagaaatagaagaagatgaagatgaagatggagaagctgagagtgagaagggaggagaggacctCCCTCTCGATAGTACTCCTGTCCCAGCCCAATTGTCTCAGAATTTAGAGGTGGCAGCAGCTCCCCAAG TGGCAGTGTCTGTGCCAAAGAGGAGACGGAAAATTAAAGAGCTAAACAAGAAAGAGGCTGTGGGTGACCTTCTCGATGCCTTCAAGGAG GTGGACCCAGCAGTACCAGAGGTGGAGAATCAGCCTCCTACTGGCAGCAACCCAAGCCCAGAGTCTGAGGGCAGTGCTGCGCTCCCACAgcctgaggaagcagaggaaaccTGGGACTCTAAGGAAGACAAAATTCACAATGCCGAGAACATTCAGCCTGGGGAACAGAAGTACGAGTACAAGTCAG ATCAGTGGAAGCCTCTCAACCTTGAAGAGAAGAAGCGTTATGATAGGGAGTTCCTGCTGGGCTTTCAGTTCATCTTTGCCAGtatgcagaagccagaaggatTGCCCCATATCACTGATGTGGTGCTGGACAAG GCTAATAAAACACCACTTCGGTCACTGGATCCCTCCAGACTACCTGGCATAAACTGTGGCCCAGATTTCACTCCATCCTTTGCCAACCTTGGCCGACCAACCCTCAGCAGCCGTGGGCCCCCAAGGGGTGGGCCAGGTGGGGAGCTGCCCCGAGGGCCG caggctggcctgggacccaGGCGCTCTCAGCAGGGTCCACGGAAGGAAACTCGCAAGATCATTTCCTCAGTGATAATGACTGAAGACATAAAACTGAACAAAGCAGAGAAGGCGTGGAAACCCAGTAGCAAACGGACAGCCGCTGATAAGGATCGAGGGGAGGAGGATGCTGACGGAAGCAAGACCCAG GACCTGTTCCGAAGGGTACGCTCCATCTTGAATAAGCTGACACCCCAGATGTTTCAGCAGCTGATGAAGCAGGTGACACAGCTGGCCATTGACACGGAGGAACGCCTCAAAGGAGTCATTGACCTCATCTTCGAGAAAGCCATTTCAGAGCCCAACTTCTCTGTGGCTTATGCCAACATGTGCCGCTGCCTCATGGCG CTGAAAGTGCCCACTACAGAAAAGCCAACAGTGACTGTGAATTTTCGAAAACTGTTGTTAAATCGGTGTCAGAAAGAATTtgagaaagacaaagatgatgatgaagtttttgaaaaaaagcaaaaagaaatggATGAAGCTGCTACG GCAGAAGAACGGGGACGCCTGAAAGAAGAACTAGAAGAGGCCCGGGACATAGCTCGGCGGCGCTCTTTAGGGAATATCAAGTTCATTGGGGAGCTATTCAAGTTGAAGATGTTAACAGAAGCAATAATGCATGACTGTGTGGTCAAACTACTTAAAAACCATGATGAGGAGTCCCTAGAATGCCTCTGCCGTCTCCTCACCACGATTGGCAAAGACCTGGACTTTGCAAAAGCCAAG CCTCGAATGGATCAGTATTTCAACCAGATGgaaaaaatcattaaagaaaagaaGACCTCATCTCGCATCCGTTTTATGCTACAGGATGTGCTTGACCTGCGGCAG AGCAATTGGGTGCCGCGTCGCGGGGATCAGGGCCCCAAGACGATCGATCAGATTCACAAGGAGGCTGAAATGGAGGAACACAGGGAGCACATCAAGGTCCAGCAGCTCATGGCCAAGGGCGGCGACAAGCGTCGGGGCGGCCCTCCAGGCCCTCCTGTCA ACCGTGGCCTTCCACTTGTGGATGATGGTGGCTGGAATACAGTCCCCATCAGCAAAGGCAGTCGCCCCATTGACACCTCACGGCTCACCAAGATCACAAAG CCTGGGTCCATTGATTCTAACAACCAGCTCTTTGCACCTGGAGGACGACTGAGTTGGGGCAAGGGCAGCAGTGGGGGATCAGGAGCCAAACCCTCAGACACAG CATCGGAAGCTACTCGTCCAGCTACTTTGAATCGCTTTTCTGCTCTTCAACAAACATTACCCGTAGAGAACACAGATAACAGACGTGTTGTACAGAG GAGCAGCTTAAGCCGGGAACGAGGTGAGAAAGCTGGGGACCGGGGAGACCGGCTAGAGCGCAGTGAGCGGGGAGGTGACCGTGGGGACCGACTTGATCGTGCCAGAACACCTGCCACCAAGCGAAGTTTtagcaaagaagtggaggagcGGAGTAGAGAGCGGCCATCCCAGCCTGAGGGACTCCGCAAGGCAGCTAGCCTCACGGAGGATCGAG TGAAGCGGGAAGCCACTCTACCTCCAGTGAGCCCTCCAAAGGCTGCGCTCGCTGTGGATGAGGTGGAGAGGAAGTCGAAGGCCATCATTGAAGAGTATCTCCATCTCAATGACATGAAGGAGGCCGTGCAGTGCGTCCAGGAGCTGGCTTCACCCTCCCTGCTCTTCATCTTTGTACGGCTTGGCATCGAGTCCACGCTGGAGCGAAGCACCATTGCTCGTGAGCACATGGGGAGACTGCTGCACCAGCTACTCTGCGCAGGGCACCTCTCTACTGCCCAGTACTACCAAGG GCTGTATGAAACACTAGAATTGGCTGAGGACATGGAAATCGACATCCCTCATGTATGGCTTTACCTGGCAGAACTGATAACACCTATTCTTCAGGAAGACGGGGTACCCATGGGAGAGCTCTTTAG GGAAATTACGAAGCCTCTGAGACCCATGGGCAAAGCCACTTCTTTGTTGCTGGAGATCCTGGGTCTCTTATGCAAGAGCATG GGTCCCAAAAAGGTGGGAATGCTGTGGCGAGAGGCTGGGCTAAGCTGGAGGGAATTTCTAGCAGAAGGCCAAGACGTTGGCTCATTTGTGGCTGAAAAG AAGGTGGAATATACCTTGGGAGAAGAATCTGAAGCTCCTGGCCAGAGGGCACTTGCCTTTGAGGAGCTGCGAAGGCAGCTCGAGAAGCTGCTGAAGGACGGCGGCAGTAACCAGCGTGTGTTTGACTGGATAGAG GCCAACCTGAATGAGCAGCAGATAGCATCCAATACATTAGTTCGAGCCCTCATGACAACTGTCTGTTATTCTGCAATTATCT tTGAGACTCCTCTCCGAGTGGATGTTCAAGTGTTGAAAGTGCGAGCAAGACTGCTTCAGAAATACCTGAGTGATGAGCAGAAGGAGCTACAAGCACTCTATGCTCTCCAGGCCCTTGTAGTGACCTTAGAACAGCCTGCCA